The Beijerinckiaceae bacterium RH AL1 genome has a segment encoding these proteins:
- a CDS encoding protein of unknown function (ID:RHAL1_01388;~source:Prodigal:2.6), with translation MTDATLREMAEAFLTADARVSAFALSDADGKLEIAVTPAPAWVAGERAAAHAALVSRILKQWQMVYDRSYRWDREIRPPNFDAWISGFTGEAIPVERMQVWLDDALGLMRGVPHDRVIEIGCGVGLVVAALAPGGRAYHGLDLSGEAIASLAAWVATRPELAHVRLTQGAAHDLDALDDLAPGGADLAVLNSVVQYFPDAAYLERVLAAALSKLAEGGAIFLGDLRAAALLPMRATNVAVARAEPGATVAKVRADAHAALGLARELAIDPAYLAGLGRALPRLGAITFSLKPEAADHELSGYRYDAILRLDVPREPAAPMAEAGTLADILARLDDERPAAVCIGGIANGRLARDAALTRAVAAADPDTRVADIAVTPDPAAIEPAALAAAAAARGYATELRFSPGSAEGAFDALLRRPGARSGWPDPPPVPRSTNDPLGEDLVARLRRELQASLDDALGGKGRGRITMESAPA, from the coding sequence ATGACCGACGCGACGCTGCGCGAGATGGCGGAGGCGTTTCTGACGGCGGATGCACGGGTGTCCGCCTTCGCGCTGTCGGACGCGGACGGCAAGCTCGAGATCGCCGTCACGCCCGCGCCGGCCTGGGTGGCCGGCGAGCGAGCTGCTGCCCATGCCGCGCTCGTGTCACGCATCCTGAAGCAATGGCAGATGGTCTACGACCGCAGCTACCGCTGGGATCGCGAGATCAGGCCGCCGAACTTCGACGCCTGGATCTCCGGCTTCACCGGCGAGGCGATCCCCGTCGAGCGCATGCAGGTCTGGCTCGACGATGCGCTTGGCCTGATGCGCGGCGTGCCGCACGATCGCGTGATCGAGATCGGCTGCGGCGTCGGGCTCGTCGTGGCGGCGCTGGCGCCCGGCGGGCGCGCCTATCACGGCCTCGACCTCTCCGGCGAGGCGATCGCCTCGCTCGCCGCCTGGGTCGCGACCCGGCCGGAGCTGGCGCACGTGCGTCTCACGCAGGGTGCTGCGCACGATCTCGACGCGCTGGACGACCTCGCCCCCGGCGGCGCCGACCTCGCGGTGCTGAACTCGGTGGTACAGTACTTCCCTGATGCCGCCTATCTCGAGCGCGTGCTTGCGGCCGCGCTTTCCAAGCTCGCCGAGGGCGGCGCGATCTTCCTCGGCGATCTGCGCGCCGCGGCGCTCCTGCCGATGCGCGCGACGAACGTCGCCGTGGCCCGCGCCGAGCCGGGCGCCACCGTGGCGAAGGTCAGGGCGGACGCGCATGCCGCGCTCGGGCTGGCGCGCGAGCTGGCGATCGATCCCGCCTACCTGGCCGGGCTCGGCAGGGCCCTCCCGCGGCTCGGCGCCATCACCTTCTCGCTGAAGCCCGAAGCCGCGGACCACGAGCTCTCGGGCTACCGCTACGACGCGATCCTGCGTCTCGATGTGCCGCGAGAGCCGGCGGCGCCCATGGCCGAGGCCGGCACGCTCGCCGACATCCTGGCGCGGCTCGACGACGAGCGACCCGCCGCCGTCTGTATCGGTGGGATTGCCAACGGTCGCCTCGCCCGCGACGCCGCGCTTACGCGGGCCGTCGCCGCGGCGGACCCCGATACGCGCGTCGCCGATATCGCCGTCACGCCGGACCCCGCAGCGATCGAGCCCGCCGCTCTCGCCGCCGCGGCCGCGGCGCGCGGCTACGCGACCGAGCTGCGTTTCTCGCCGGGCTCGGCCGAGGGAGCGTTCGACGCCTTGCTGCGGCGGCCTGGTGCACGCTCCGGCTGGCCCGATCCGCCGCCGGTCCCTCGCTCGACCAACGATCCGCTCGGCGAAGACCTCGTCGCGCGCTTGCGGCGCGAGCTGCAGGCGAGCCTCGACGACGCGCTCGGCGGCAAGGGCAGGGGGCGGATCACGATGGAGAGCGCGCCGGCGTGA
- a CDS encoding hypothetical protein (ID:RHAL1_01387;~conserved protein of unknown function;~source:Prodigal:2.6): MGIVPLSPERLPTLLKLALYRLVRVRAPHRPGDPGLDPAKAGWRATLASAVALRGAGRFAEADSLLARGLAVFPDDPGHLIEHARAADGAGRYREAIPRWQAALAVAPGESICHFSLAADFREIGESVEARRVIEAALTRFPRDPSVICEAGRIAEAEGRFADAATLFGRLVRRQRPHPDWLRGHAHALVLLGRFDEAETAIAEALARHPDERMLLAVQGILASSREDWPAATALWAAYRQRFPNDKTGWEHHGRAVQGALLAAEDAGAPVAPAVLSAPLKLDVVEDEDTRALMLAFESIGDSCEFGSVQRRYGAEPLGLLRWNDVQLDDLIAALAHRFEGMGLPEHTEMPVIGNGEYTIRDKRWSLWMHTFLFEGQTDPAALYPKMCRRVAYLRDKLVQDLEAAEKIFVYRSAGVDEARLAALHEALEAYGRIRLLAVQPATVPGLKHGAPGEIVALGERRWMGFLSRLGVADGNYWDIAFDEWVSICRLTSAAARSPALPPGS, from the coding sequence ATGGGAATAGTGCCGCTTTCGCCAGAACGCCTGCCGACACTTTTGAAGCTCGCGCTGTATCGCCTGGTTCGCGTCAGAGCGCCGCACCGGCCTGGCGACCCTGGGCTCGACCCCGCGAAAGCCGGCTGGCGCGCGACGCTGGCCAGCGCCGTCGCCCTCAGAGGAGCGGGTCGCTTCGCGGAGGCCGACAGCCTTCTGGCGCGCGGGCTCGCCGTCTTTCCCGATGATCCCGGCCATCTGATCGAGCATGCGCGCGCCGCCGATGGCGCCGGACGCTACCGCGAGGCGATCCCCCGCTGGCAGGCGGCGCTGGCCGTGGCGCCGGGCGAGTCGATCTGCCATTTCAGTTTGGCAGCGGACTTTCGCGAGATCGGGGAGAGCGTCGAGGCCCGTCGCGTCATCGAGGCCGCTCTGACGCGCTTTCCGCGCGACCCGAGCGTGATCTGCGAGGCCGGCCGCATCGCCGAGGCAGAGGGGCGGTTTGCCGACGCCGCGACCCTCTTCGGCCGGCTGGTGCGGCGGCAGCGCCCTCACCCCGACTGGCTGCGCGGCCACGCGCACGCGCTCGTTCTGCTCGGCCGGTTTGACGAGGCCGAGACGGCGATCGCCGAGGCGCTGGCGCGACATCCCGACGAGCGGATGCTGCTCGCGGTGCAAGGCATCCTCGCCTCCTCGCGCGAGGACTGGCCGGCGGCGACGGCGCTCTGGGCGGCGTACCGCCAGCGCTTCCCCAACGACAAGACAGGCTGGGAGCATCACGGCCGCGCCGTGCAGGGCGCGCTGCTGGCGGCCGAGGACGCCGGGGCGCCTGTCGCGCCGGCTGTGCTGTCAGCGCCGCTGAAGCTCGACGTCGTCGAGGACGAGGACACCCGCGCCCTGATGCTCGCCTTCGAGAGCATCGGCGACAGCTGCGAGTTCGGCTCGGTGCAACGCCGCTACGGCGCCGAGCCGCTCGGCCTGCTGCGCTGGAACGACGTGCAGCTCGACGACCTCATTGCGGCGCTGGCGCATCGCTTCGAGGGCATGGGCCTGCCCGAGCACACCGAGATGCCGGTGATCGGCAACGGCGAGTACACGATCAGGGACAAGCGCTGGTCGCTTTGGATGCACACCTTCCTGTTCGAGGGCCAGACCGACCCGGCCGCGCTCTATCCGAAGATGTGCCGGCGCGTCGCCTACCTCCGCGACAAGCTCGTCCAGGATCTCGAGGCCGCCGAGAAGATCTTCGTCTACCGCTCGGCCGGGGTCGACGAGGCGCGGCTCGCCGCGCTGCACGAGGCGCTGGAGGCCTACGGCCGCATCCGCCTGCTCGCGGTGCAGCCCGCAACGGTGCCTGGCCTCAAGCATGGGGCGCCGGGCGAGATCGTCGCCCTCGGCGAGCGCCGCTGGATGGGGTTTTTGAGCCGCCTCGGCGTCGCCGACGGCAACTACTGGGACATCGCCTTCGACGAGTGGGTCTCGATCTGCCGGCTGACCTCTGCCGCGGCTAGATCCCCTGCCCTTCCACCTGGATCGTGA